Proteins from a genomic interval of Actinomycetota bacterium:
- a CDS encoding copper resistance protein CopC translates to MPRRGTRTALQLARRPRRPRGCRKPGYLTAVLAGLWLLASGPVAAAHGVLEASEPAGGSSLERAPAAVTLRFSERPDPGLSTVRVLDSGGRVVAGGPAQPVAGRPLELRVPAAGLAAGSYTVTWRIVSAVDGHRTDGVFGFGVGAAGAPRMAPSQSAAAVEAGPALGAVAVTGRWAWYWGVALLVGAAATGLLVFGGRLPGRPALLLGAALAAAAGGLVAMTVAARADARVGLGDMLGSTTGGWLLWRAAMLAAAGAAVWWLLARPATDPPLLAPAATEGPRPRRPATVGPLLAIGLAGGAGMLVHALAGHAAGPSSLRPLNLLAQWTHLLGVGVWIGGLAWLFAGLRRGATARPAREVVLRFSKLAGISLAVVVVTGVVRTADELGGWGRLVDSRFGRALDLKLVLFAGLVGLGALNRYRLVPLFQAGARRRAATRLRRSVGAELGLAAAVLAAAALLSQLAPGAPDGARAAPAATPVLEARGADWATTVKVTLTVTPGAAGPNRFTATVADFDTGAILPADRVELTGRPASHPDLAGARLELAEAGDGRWLGQGRLLSLAGRWNLTTTIQRPTGGITVPLALEVPPPAPA, encoded by the coding sequence CCACGGCGACCACGCGGCTGCCGCAAGCCCGGATACCTGACCGCTGTTCTGGCCGGGCTCTGGCTGCTGGCCAGCGGTCCGGTGGCGGCCGCCCACGGCGTCCTCGAGGCCAGCGAGCCAGCCGGCGGGAGCTCGCTGGAGCGGGCGCCGGCGGCGGTGACCCTCCGCTTCAGCGAGCGTCCCGACCCTGGCCTGTCCACGGTGCGGGTGCTCGACAGCGGCGGACGGGTCGTCGCCGGCGGCCCCGCGCAGCCGGTCGCCGGCCGGCCCCTGGAGCTGCGGGTCCCGGCGGCCGGGCTCGCGGCCGGCAGCTACACGGTGACCTGGCGGATCGTCTCGGCCGTCGACGGCCACCGCACCGACGGGGTCTTCGGGTTCGGGGTCGGCGCGGCCGGCGCCCCCCGGATGGCGCCGTCCCAGTCGGCGGCCGCGGTCGAGGCCGGACCGGCGCTCGGCGCGGTCGCCGTGACCGGCCGCTGGGCCTGGTACTGGGGGGTCGCCCTGCTGGTCGGGGCGGCCGCCACCGGCCTGCTGGTCTTCGGGGGCCGCCTGCCGGGGCGGCCGGCGCTGCTCCTGGGCGCGGCCCTGGCGGCCGCGGCGGGTGGGCTGGTCGCGATGACGGTGGCCGCCCGGGCCGACGCCAGGGTGGGCCTCGGCGACATGCTCGGCTCCACCACCGGCGGCTGGCTGCTCTGGCGGGCGGCCATGCTCGCCGCCGCCGGCGCCGCCGTCTGGTGGCTGCTGGCCCGCCCGGCGACCGACCCCCCGCTCCTGGCCCCGGCGGCCACCGAGGGCCCGCGCCCCCGCCGCCCTGCCACCGTGGGCCCGCTGCTGGCCATCGGGCTGGCCGGCGGGGCCGGGATGCTGGTGCACGCGCTGGCCGGGCACGCGGCCGGCCCGTCGTCGCTGCGCCCCCTGAACCTGCTCGCCCAGTGGACCCACCTGCTGGGCGTCGGCGTGTGGATCGGCGGCCTGGCCTGGCTGTTCGCCGGCCTCCGGCGCGGCGCCACGGCCCGGCCGGCCCGGGAGGTGGTGCTGCGCTTCTCCAAGCTCGCCGGCATCAGCCTGGCCGTGGTGGTGGTCACCGGCGTGGTCCGGACGGCCGACGAGCTCGGCGGCTGGGGGCGGCTGGTCGACAGCCGGTTCGGCCGGGCCCTCGACCTCAAGCTGGTCCTGTTCGCCGGGCTGGTGGGGCTGGGGGCGCTCAACCGCTACCGGCTGGTGCCGCTGTTCCAGGCCGGCGCCCGGCGCCGGGCCGCGACCCGGCTGCGCCGCAGCGTCGGCGCCGAGCTGGGGCTGGCGGCGGCTGTGCTGGCCGCCGCCGCCCTGCTCAGCCAGCTCGCCCCGGGCGCCCCGGACGGGGCCCGGGCGGCGCCGGCGGCCACGCCGGTCCTGGAGGCCCGTGGGGCCGACTGGGCCACCACCGTCAAGGTCACCTTGACCGTGACCCCGGGGGCGGCCGGGCCGAACCGCTTCACCGCAACCGTGGCCGACTTCGACACCGGCGCGATCCTGCCCGCCGACCGGGTCGAGCTGACCGGCAGGCCCGCGTCCCACCCCGACCTCGCCGGTGCCCGCCTCGAGCTGGCCGAGGCGGGCGACGGCCGCTGGCTGGGTCAGGGCCGCCTGCTGTCCCTGGCCGGCCGCTGGAACCTCACCACCACCATCCAACGCCCCACCGGCGGCATCACCGTGCCCCTGGCCCTGGAGGTCCCGCCCCCCGCTCCCGCCTGA